The Gemmatimonadota bacterium genomic sequence GTATGCGAATGTATTCGTCGCCTCCCCCTGCTCCGGCCACGGGTTCAAGTTCTGCAGTGTCATCGGAGAGGTCATGGCCGACCTGGCCACCACGGGGGAAACTCCGCACGACATCGCCCTGCACGGGCTGGCCCGGTTCGCGTAAGGCGTTGGTGCCTGTCCGACGCGGCAACTGCCCCCGCGGCTCGTGGTTCAGCCGGACGGCGGTGCCTACCCCCGCGGTTGGTAGTCCAGCCTGAGATAGGTGACCGTGGCGTGGGCGACCCGGGTACCGGCGTCGTTGGTGATCACCACCTCGCCGTAAAGGACCTTGCGGCCATTCTTGATGACCCGGGCCTCGGCGTTGAGGGCTTCCTCGCTGGCGGCATAGAGGTAGGTGACCGTCAGGTTGGTGGTCACCGTGTCCCGCGTGATCCCGTTCAGCGTGGCGTGGGCCATGTACGCCATGGTATCGGCCAGGGAGGCTGTCACCCCGCCGTGCACGAGGTTGTAGGACTGGGCGAACCTGGGCTGATACGGCAGCCGGCCGCGGCAGACCCCGTCCTCCACCTCGACGATCCGCAGTCCGAGATCATGGACAAAGGGCACGCCATCTATGAAGTCCTGCAATTCGGCTACGGTTACCTTGGGCATATGAAGGTGTGGCCTGCTTTAGCTTCCTGCGGGAACCCGACGAGGTCGAAATTGCACGTCGGATGATAACCAGAACGCCCTCGCCTGTCCATCACTATATGAATCGGCCGGCGGCCCGGACAGTGCGGGCCGGCCGGTTGAACCCTTCCTTGCTGTACGCAACGCGTTCGGCGCCGAGGGAAGCCGTCAGCGCGTCCACCAGGGCGCGATGGGCGCCGAGCCGGTACCACTCCCCGTAACCGAACCGCTCGTACATCTCCCGAACCTGGAGGCGTTCGGTCCGCATGCCGCCCGATCCGTCCCCGTCGAAATAGGTATCCACGACCACGGAGTGGCAGCGGTCCCGGAGCGTTTCCACGAAGGTGTCCGGGTCGTTGGGCAGCATGGGACTGATCGTGACGCGGACCGGAAGGCCGGTTTCCATGGCGGCGTCGAGGGTCTTGATCCGGGAGGCCACGGAAGGGGCGTGGGGCGTTAGATTGCGGCGGACGGTCTCGTCGTGGGTTTCGAGCGTCAGGTTCAATTCGACCCCTTCGATGCGCTTCAGCACGTCGAAGTCCCGACGGACCATGGGGCTGCGGGTCTGCACGACCAGCCGGTCCGGTTGCAGGCCGGCGAAGACCTCCAGGCACTGGCGCGTGATCCGGTATTTCGACTCGGCGCCCTGGTAGGGGTCCGTGGCGGAACTCAGGAACACCCGCACCGGCCTGTCCCGCTTCTTCAGACGGGCCATCTCGGCCTCGAGCCGTTCGGGCGCGTTAATCTTGACGTCCACGTAGTCGCCCCACGCCCCGCCGTGGTAGAGGTGGACGGGCAGGGCCTGCACGTAGCAGTAGGGGCACCGGTACACGCAGCCGACATAGGGCTGCAGGGTATGGGTGTAGCCTTCCAGGAACCCGCCCGTGCGCGTCAGGATCGTCCTGCAGGTTATTTCACGAATACTGGTTGCCATTAGCCCTTCATCCTCCGGCGGCCGGGGCTTCCCGATATGCCAGTACTTCCCGCCGGTCCTTTCCCGTCACACCAGCCCCACGGGATCCACGT encodes the following:
- a CDS encoding PaaI family thioesterase, encoding MPKVTVAELQDFIDGVPFVHDLGLRIVEVEDGVCRGRLPYQPRFAQSYNLVHGGVTASLADTMAYMAHATLNGITRDTVTTNLTVTYLYAASEEALNAEARVIKNGRKVLYGEVVITNDAGTRVAHATVTYLRLDYQPRG
- a CDS encoding radical SAM protein encodes the protein MATSIREITCRTILTRTGGFLEGYTHTLQPYVGCVYRCPYCYVQALPVHLYHGGAWGDYVDVKINAPERLEAEMARLKKRDRPVRVFLSSATDPYQGAESKYRITRQCLEVFAGLQPDRLVVQTRSPMVRRDFDVLKRIEGVELNLTLETHDETVRRNLTPHAPSVASRIKTLDAAMETGLPVRVTISPMLPNDPDTFVETLRDRCHSVVVDTYFDGDGSGGMRTERLQVREMYERFGYGEWYRLGAHRALVDALTASLGAERVAYSKEGFNRPARTVRAAGRFI